The Triticum aestivum cultivar Chinese Spring chromosome 6D, IWGSC CS RefSeq v2.1, whole genome shotgun sequence genomic sequence CGCCCCCCGAAACATCCGCGGACGGGACCGAACGCatctacagagagcggccagtcaGCACTCTTTTTTCATCCATTGTAACAATATATACCTCAAATTTTACTGAAATCCATTCTAGATCATGCAACACACAAAAGCTCTATACTACTGCTACATACTACATAGATAAACCTAGCCTACCTGTGCTCGTCGTCGGAGATATAGACAACGTTTGTGCCACTAGTGCCAGACCGACCTGCTACCTAGCGGATGGCCGCCTCCCGCGGCTCCGGCTCCTCACCAGACTCCGTGTCCATCAAGATTGCCTCCACCTCCTACCCGTTATTCGTGAAGGTAGCGGCGGtttgcctccacctccgcctctgaGCAGATGGAGTCTAGGATGGCTTGCTGCTCCGCCGTCATTTCCGCTTGTTCGTCTCCCATGCCAATTCTGGCTTGGGCAACCGAAACGTCGGCTCTACttcgccttcctcttcctcctccattgtCGTGTCaggcgcctccttctcctcctaaGAGCCCGAAGGTAGGCTGGTTACCATCCGAGCGGCGCGTGGGGCCCGGATCTGCTCTTGGAGCCACAGCCAGCACTCCAGAGTGAGCATGGCGTACATCGTGATTCGTTGTCGGACCAGAGCTACATGTGGACTCCGAGCTGCCAGCGGATGTGGGGTGGCAGCGCAGAGGAGGAGGAAAAATGGGATGCGGCTTGGGTTTCTGGTTGCCATCCGGCTTAAATTGCCGATTTTGGCCCCTTGGGCGGTGCGTCCTCACCGGACCGTTGGTAATAACAGGTGTCCGCATGGGACCCACACATCGATCCGATGTGATGAGCACGTTCATGCGTCTCATATCCACCTCACATATGGGCTGTATAGGGTGTGTCGGACAGCCCGAACATTTGTGCTGAATTTGGAAGGTCGAGTTAGGTGGCAAGATAATGACCGGGCAGTAATCAGGCAGCCCGCTCGGGCGTTTGGAGCCGATTGGGGACCCTGGTTGCAGATTCTCTTACCAACATTAACAGTCAACACACAGTCAATGGATCAGTTGGCCCAAGACTAACACCAGGGGAACGGGGAATGATACTGATTACCTGATCGAATTGAACATGCACTAGTGATAGTCAGCCAGTGATGCAATCACACTTTCTGCCTGACAAATCCTTAACATTTTATTACCTATCGTAATTGCTCATGCTTAATTGACTGACTCCACATGTtgagaaaaatatttttttgtgtAATTGACAGATCTTGGATTCTattgtctgggtctaatattttaGGTATATACTAATGATCATTTTACGCCTATAATATTTTAGTTGCAACAGATTCAACTAATCAGGATGACATCCAAAGCATCGATTGCCTCCTTCTTGACTTATCGACCCTGCGGGCTGCTACAAATAACTTCGCTGAAAGCAACAAGCTTGGCGAAGGAGGGTTCGGTGCGGTTTACAAGGTAGGTATCATTCCTGCATTCAAACCATATATattactccctctataaactaatataagatcttttagatcactattttagtaatctataAAAGTTCTTATCTTAGATTACAGATTTGATTCTATTGTCcgggtcttatattagtttacattaATGTTGGTTGGATATTTAAATTATATTAGTTTACATTAATGTTGGTTGCATATATTCTACTGTCTTGGATTGCACAGGGTGTCCTTTCTGAAGGTGGCCAGGAAATAGCAGTGAAGAGGCTCTCGCAGAGCTCCATGCAAGGAATAGAAGAGCTGAAAACGGAGCTAGTTCTAGTCGCCAAGCTTCAGCACAAGAATCTCGTCAGGCTCGTTGGTGTTTGCTTGGAGGAAACGGAGAAACTACTCGTGTATGAATACATGCCGAACCGGAGCCTCGACACTGTTCTCTTCGGTACGTTTCTACCTCTAGCCATATTTGGGAACACTCACGCTCTCTTTGTTTTGAGTTATGAATATGATGGTCCATTTGGCAGATGCCGAGAATAGGGGAGACCTGGACTGGGGGAAGAGGCTGAAGATCGTGAACGGGGTTGCTCGGGGCTTGCAGTACCTTCACGAAGACTCACAGCCAAGGATCATCCACCGGGACCTCAAAGCGAGCAACGTGCTGCTGGACTCGGATTGGAACCCTAAAATTTCAGACTTCGGTTTGGCGAAACTGTTCGGTTGGGACCAGTCGCAGGCCGTCACCAGCCACATCGCTGGAACATAGTAAGCACGGCTTGCTAGCTAGCACAATGCTAATTCTTCAGAGTAGCTAGAGCACATTTACTTATTTACAAAACGAGGTTTTGCTCGCGTTGAACACAGTGGATACATGTCGCCGGAGTACGCGATGCGCGGGCAGTATTCGGTCAAGTCGGACGCCTACAGTTTCGGCGTTCTGGTCTTGGAGATTATCACGGGAAGGAAGAATAGCAGCTTTGCCAACTCGGAGCAATCCATTGACCTCTCAAGCCTCGTGAGTGCTACTGCTCGATCAAGCTGATataacacacacacacgcgcgcgcgcgcacacacaacaTTGTAACACAATGCATGCATGCAGGTATGGGAGCACTGGACCAAGGGAACGGTCGAGGAGCTGCTGGATCCGTCCTTGGGAGGCCGTTCTCCGGGAGACCATTTGCTGAAGCTGATTAATATTGGGCTGCTGTGTGTCCAAGACAACCCGGCGGACAGGCCGACCATGTCGACAGTCAACGTCATGCTCAGCAGCAACACAGTATCTCTTCAGGCGCCGTCCAGGCCAACATTCTGCATCGACGAGATGGAGGGTTTCTCGGGCATGTACTCTACCGAGGGTAGCAAGCCCGAGGGGGTGTCAGTGAACGAGGTGTCACTCACGGAGCTCGAACCTAGATGATATGAGGGCGTGAAATTGATTTCACTATTATTCCCTGTGCCTGGATTCATAGTTTATCGCCTTTAATTAACTGGCTATAACTCTCCACGGTAAGAACGCAACTATAATAATAAGTTGGATTATGTGCACCTTTGAGTGCAGATATCGAATTCGGATGTTTACCTTCTATGTATAAAATGATCAATTTTGGGGGAGTGGTCTCTATCTGGAGATATTTTATTTAGAGAATTAAAGTCCCACCTAATATCCATGTGTTTCTTTGGTTAATGGTACATAACAAGAGTCTAAGTAGGGATAATCTGTCTAAACCCCAACATGTGGAGGACCTGACATGTGTCTATTATGGTGAATCTGAAAGCATCCACCACCTGTTTTTTGAGTGTGTGGTGGCCCGCCAAGTGTGGCCCGTGATTTCTAATTGTACTAAGATGCCTGTTCCTGAATCGTTTGAATCTTTTATTCCTTtttggaagaagaaaaaaaatgctaTGATGCAATTAACCTGGTCTCTGCTGCTACCTTATGGAGCTTATGGTTGCTTCGGAATGAATTTGTGTTTCAGGGGAGAAAATGGCGAAgtatcaaatgtgtgctggacctGGTGGGGAAGCATATCCATCAATGGAAAATCCTGTGTGTGGACTCCCAAGTTGTGCTACTCCTCCAATGCTTGAAGCTGCTCGACCATCATCGCGGGGAGTTGCTTAGGATTGCGTGGCGTGTAGATGGCCCTTGAGGGATTATATAGCTCGTTGCTGCTTTGCTTTTCCCTGTAGGGGCCTGAGACTCAGTTCTGTTTTATGTCAGACATTTTATTGTAATAATTCTGCTGCGGCTACTTTCTGGCCGGAGCCGAGAGCTGTTAAACAGTCTGCTGTGGTTACCTTTGCTTTTTCAATAAAAAGTTAGGACGGGGAGCAGCCCCTTTcatttcaaaaaatatatatatgtaGGGGCTGAGGATGCTTGTACTAATGTAAGGACACGGATCCTGATAAGGAGGGACCCAAATCTCCGTACTTGCCCAGCTAGTCTCCTGatcgattttttttatttttttgacaaacTAATCTCCTGATCGATTGATAGCACATATCATAGTATTATATCGCAAAAGCAGTATCTCTTATATTACACAATGAAAAACATAGGGCACTATAAAATATAGCGAGGCCCTTTTCTAAATGCTACACAAGTTATAGTGCGCGAATAGCGTGCTATATGTTAAAATAGCGTTTGCAAAAAAATACTGAAATATACCTAgatataggccctgtttggatactctaacatagttagagttagagttattttctaacTCACTCTAACTCAAATAAGCACCTCTCCACcgggatagttgggttagatgaaactaacccactctaaccctccctgtttggatacttttgggttatttaAGCCCCCAACTAACCCAAATTAGCTCTAACCCcgtgatccaaacagggccataaaCTATTTCAGCAAGTAAATTTTTCACAGGAGTAATACATGCATAAGGGCCAAATCCAAGACATAAACAGAACATACAAGTCAAACAGTTTCAAGGTAGCCAAATCCAATACATGCTCCCAGGGAGTGTTTGTGGGCAACCACAAAACATATAAAATTCAGTAGTGTGCATTCGATTTTCTCTATAAAAAAACTGTGAACTCAAGGAAGACCTTAAAATGTGAGTCTATGCAGCAGAGTAATTGATTTGTTCACACTCTGACtattgaataataatttctttTTAACGGGAAAACATCCGatctatttatcttcaatcatgGCGGTACAGCGAACACCCAAAACAATAGAAATTATATCCAAATCCGTAGACAACTTATCAACGACTaaaagcactgaagcgagccaaaggtgcgccaccgtcatcgcccctccctcactgaAGTCAGGCAAACCTTGTAGTACTAGACAGTtaaaaagtcgtcgtgctaagtcctcataggaccagcgcaccagagcgGCAACCATCGCCGATGAAAAAAGTCATAGATCAGAAGGATCAAACCTGAAAGCATACGAGTATAGACGAATGATGAACAGATACGAGCAAATCAACCAAGgacagatctgccggagacacacatTCAGCTGCTTCGGCGCAGCCGACCGCTCGGAGATGTAGTAGCCTAGGAGGCAGGGTGGGTGGAGCTTGTGGGAACGGCAGAGGAAGGCGGGGTAGGCGGCATGCCCGAGCCAGCGCTTGCACGCGAGGGCGGCATGGACAAGGGTGGTGGGGAAGCCGACGCGGACGATTATCTCCCTGAGAAGGTTATCGTCGCCGAGGACCTTGGATACGACATTGGCTGGCTGCTCCGTCTCGCCATCCACGCATGGTTCGACCCTGCAAAATGAAAATGGGCAGCAGCGACAAAAACAAATGCAGATGGGCATCAGACCCAAGTTCTTGAACCCATAATGCTGCTGCAAACAAGCTGCAACCGATAGTGGACATACAACAGTATTCGTCCATCCATCACACGGTTAAGCACAAGCACAAGAGCCACAAACAGAAACAAAGTGCACCAATAATTGTAGGCAGAAACAGAGTGCACAAACAGAGACAGAGTACACCAATAATGGTGAAAAGAGATGGAGATATTGGAACTGACCGTTGCCGGCGGCGGGGGTGAACCTTCTCAGCAGCAGCATCCATCTTCTATCTTTCCAGCTAAACACTGTAGTCCCCACAAGAATTTGTATGCCGATTGTTCAGTTCAGTGGGGAATTTGTAGAAAGCTAAGCTAGCTAGGGTTTGATCGCcatccccacaagagaagagaagaggagaggaaaaagaAGAATAGATCAGGAAGGAGAAAGACTAACCTCGGATCTGGATCTGAAGAAGGAGAAGAACGCACCAGCAGCAGCCGCCGCGGACGGCGGTGAAATCCCAGCGCCTGTCACTTCTTCCGGCAGGTGCGTTATCGTATGAGAGAAGGGAGAGGAAAGCAGAGGAGTGTCGGTGTGAGCGTATCAGTCTTTTTTTTGAGAGAATTTCTTATTTGGTTCTTTCTTAAAAATTGCTTCCTTTTTTGCCCAAACTTTTGTTTTCTTACTTTTTTGACACTTaaacttcattttgttccatactagcacatatgcccgtgcgttgcagtgAGGGAGAGATTTTTTTTAAGAAACAACGGGAAagataattgatgtgtccatcCAAAACGGTCTCCACATCGATGGGGCAACAAAGCGAGGAGTTGTGGTCTTCTCGCGGATCATATTTGGCCCGCAAGATCTTGATAGTGGTGGGTTTAGTCAGCGTGGCGCCGACCATCCAACTCGTGCCTTTATTTTCCTTTGGGTTCGCCTCCGGGGTTGTGGATACCCCACTCTCTCCTACGATGTCGTTACCGAATATATTACTAATTGCAGCGCATAAATCCAGTTTCATTAGTATAATCCACGCATAACCAAGCAGTCCCTTCTTTATAAGGGTTTATTCTGTTTTTATTGTAGCGGTCACGTGCTCACCGTTCTTTTTAATTAGACCTAAACCAGCATATCCTCTTTTATTGGCATGTTCCCATAATTTCTTTCAATTATATCTAACAAGTATATTCTCTGTTACCGTCTAATAGCGCATCCAACCCACTGGTAAGCACTAAAAGGACCTGTGTTTGTAAGGCACGAGTATAAATCCAAAAAACGACAAGTTGAAGGATCGGACTGATCTCAAAAACTCGACCACGGGCTGCTAGCCACTCGAATAAACGGGTCCTCCTAACAATGGCCAGCCCAAACGTTAAAGAACATATTGCAGCGTCATATTCAaagacaaaatgtttttttattttccaacaaaataatatttatgaattgccaatatttttggtaacatgaacaatttttgaaatcccgAACAGTTTTCCAAAATATGAGCAGCTTTTTAAAAATTCCGTTCACTTTGGGAAAAAGAGGAATGCCATTTGAagcaggaattttttttaaattcacaaatatttttcgAAAAAATGAACCCTTTTAAAtaacatgaacattttaaaatttgtgattttttaaacAGGAACATGTTTTAAACATTTAGAAGAATTTTTGAAAATGTGTTTATTTCAACCA encodes the following:
- the LOC123142953 gene encoding cysteine-rich receptor-like protein kinase 10 isoform X1, whose amino-acid sequence is MTMVVMLRRLALSCYLAAALLLLVFLDAPLTAAQPLPWQLCNATAGNYTEGSDYQANIRVLASAFPKNASASPALFAKGSVGTAPDVVYALALCRGDTNASSCAACVTTAFRNAQQLCALNKRATMFDDPCTLRYSDQDFLANVTDNRGRSGAFNPNNVSAASAAAFDAASGRLVNDTADYAAADSSRRFGTGEVGFDQTYPKIYSLAQCTPDMSAAQCRSCLRDIIVQYTPRYFLGKPGGRILGVRCSFRFETYSFFAGRPLLQLPGALSPAPAPEATTGEGRRRHRTGLVLAITLPTAAALVFLISACVCFWRRSKLAAERRKPAVPFATDSTNQDDIQSIDCLLLDLSTLRAATNNFAESNKLGEGGFGAVYKGVLSEGGQEIAVKRLSQSSMQGIEELKTELVLVAKLQHKNLVRLVGVCLEETEKLLVYEYMPNRSLDTVLFDAENRGDLDWGKRLKIVNGVARGLQYLHEDSQPRIIHRDLKASNVLLDSDWNPKISDFGLAKLFGWDQSQAVTSHIAGTYGYMSPEYAMRGQYSVKSDAYSFGVLVLEIITGRKNSSFANSEQSIDLSSLVWEHWTKGTVEELLDPSLGGRSPGDHLLKLINIGLLCVQDNPADRPTMSTVNVMLSSNTVSLQAPSRPTFCIDEMEGFSGMYSTEGSKPEGVSVNEVSLTELEPR
- the LOC123142954 gene encoding uncharacterized protein, whose amino-acid sequence is MDAAAEKVHPRRRQRVEPCVDGETEQPANVVSKVLGDDNLLREIIVRVGFPTTLVHAALACKRWLGHAAYPAFLCRSHKLHPPCLLGYYISERSAAPKQLNVCLRQICPWLICSYLFIIRLYSYAFRFDPSDL
- the LOC123142953 gene encoding cysteine-rich receptor-like protein kinase 10 isoform X2, with translation MTMVVMLRRLALSCYLAAALLLLVFLDAPLTAAQPLPWQLCNATAGNYTEGSDYQANIRVLASAFPKNASASPALFAKGSVGTAPDVVYALALCRGDTNASSCAACVTTAFRNAQQLCALNKRATMFDDPCTLRYSDQDFLANVTDNRGRSGAFNPNNVSAASAAAFDAASGRLVNDTADYAAADSSRRFGTGEVGFDQTYPKIYSLAQCTPDMSAAQCRSCLRDIIVQYTPRYFLGKPGGRILGVRCSFRFETYSFFAGRPLLQLPGALSPAPAPEATTGEGRRRHRTGLVLAITLPTAAALVFLISACVCFWRRSKLAAERRKPAVPYSTNQDDIQSIDCLLLDLSTLRAATNNFAESNKLGEGGFGAVYKGVLSEGGQEIAVKRLSQSSMQGIEELKTELVLVAKLQHKNLVRLVGVCLEETEKLLVYEYMPNRSLDTVLFDAENRGDLDWGKRLKIVNGVARGLQYLHEDSQPRIIHRDLKASNVLLDSDWNPKISDFGLAKLFGWDQSQAVTSHIAGTYGYMSPEYAMRGQYSVKSDAYSFGVLVLEIITGRKNSSFANSEQSIDLSSLVWEHWTKGTVEELLDPSLGGRSPGDHLLKLINIGLLCVQDNPADRPTMSTVNVMLSSNTVSLQAPSRPTFCIDEMEGFSGMYSTEGSKPEGVSVNEVSLTELEPR